Proteins from a genomic interval of Eriocheir sinensis breed Jianghai 21 unplaced genomic scaffold, ASM2467909v1 Scaffold51, whole genome shotgun sequence:
- the LOC126992856 gene encoding fat-like cadherin-related tumor suppressor homolog, whose product MMAQGAVLRTLLAPPPPARHAPGRPPLTRRPRPPSRLFLLVLLLGVPWLCWSAAAAASLESLRFLRDWYNVSIYENSLPRTHVSGKELMGVSLENLPPTTHVTYTIADGDTHGFFTAESEVVGGVVVLHVRTKTGLRDVLNRERRERYNLVVEAQSRSAVRRGAPLKARANVTVRVLDTNDNIPLFFPTSYQVSVGEDASLHSPLLSVTAHDADDGINGQVYYLLQDHTSNLFAVHPTKGVLSITRPLSHTYGRPHRITVLAQDRGPQPPNTRASAAARATVEVQVYQVNIHAPRISVQHLPHVVEHAHTHIYAIIKVDDEDEGESGRVDQVVIVAGDPDRLFSITQVHDKEYNLAVLKLLDRELAPEGYNLTIQAVDCGTPSRRTRVSVHVNIADVNDHAPVFAREQYEEAVSEEAPPQTPVVRVAASDTDQGINGRVLFRIVAGNEDEKFSINPRTGLISTADWLDHELTAYYSLTVAAVDQASNALRKQSSGKVIIRILDANDNAPQFNTPNTEVTLDENEPTGSYVTRMVATDADSGENRFLSYSIANLDQVPFVIDPFDGTMRTSAVLDFEAQRRVYTIKVRASDWGTPFKRETETTVKVKVRDVNDNRPQFVGVDCRGWVSVDAPVGTRVLALSAVDLDNGSIISYRLHNDMDEECWSVESSSGVLALTCDLRKVVKPADPHKTYVLNVTATDGTHVSDPASVTVAVITKRKDGQAALKQHSHVECHETDIGSKAEEVEAAAAENNAAEEHYALLPLRYGFNSHPPELPEKFPRIVKVREDASIGTELLTVAAKDHDRGHNGRVVYAVSNGDTDSVFKIGFETGVLKVVAELDRERTPEYFLNITVYDLGVPHRSVSRNLTVKVVDVNDNAPEFNRVSYSLHLPENTRNGTSVAQIAAQDADEGLNAQITYELVSDVDEFTVDRTTGIVHMLGGLDRERRSEYDLRVRAWDDAPEHPQSALSRLMVTVLDINDCPPDFGAARSLRVDIPEDLPLGAVVASLQATDPDLGMGGQLTYSLVSGHEYVFRIDEKTGVVRLAQPLDFEARQSYNVTVRAQDGGNPALSADASLFVQVHDVDENLGPSMFPQRVLRAWVKENLPPGAEVITLEARDPDADQLLYAITGGDGQGYFSVDTQGEYPFHDLW is encoded by the coding sequence ATGATGGCCCAGGGAGCGGTCCTGCGGACGCTGCTGGCCCCGCCGCCTCCAGCACGCCACGCCCCGGGCAGGCCACCTCTCACCCGGCGGCCGCGGCCACCCTCGCGTCTCTTCCTTCTTGTGCTTCTGCTGGGGGTGCCGTGGCTGTGCTGGAGCGCCGCCGCGGCAGCCAGCCTGGAGTCTCTCAGGTTCCTGAGGGACTGGTACAATGTTAGCATCTACGAGAACTCGCTGCCCAGGACGCACGTGTCCGGGAAGGAGCTCATGGGCGTGTCCCTCGAGAACCTGCCGCCCACCACCCACGTCACGTACACTATAGCTGACGGGGACACGCACGGCTTCTTCACGGCCGAGTCGGAGGTGGTTGGCGGCGTCGTGGTGCTGCACGTGAGGACAAAAACAGGGTTGCGGGACGTGCTGAACCGTGAGCGGCGGGAGCGGTACAACTTAGTGGTGGAGGCGCAGTCCCGCAGTGCCGTCCGCCGCGGTGCGCCCCTCAAGGCCAGGGCCAACGTGACGGTGCGGGTGCTAGATACGAACGATAACATACCGTTGTTTTTTCCCACGTCGTACCAGGTGAGTGTGGGCGAGGACGCGTCGCTCCACTCGCCGCTCCTCTCCGTGACGGCCCACGACGCCGACGACGGCATCAACGGCCAGGTTTACTACCTGCTGCAGGACCACACGTCAAACCTGTTCGCCGTTCACCCGACCAAGGGCGTCCTGAGCATAACACGCCCACTGTCCCACACCTATGGGCGGCCACACAGGATAACAGTCCTCGCCCAGGACCGCGGGCCGCAACCACCCAACACGCGGGCCTCCGCCGCGGCGCGAGCCACAGTGGAGGTCCAGGTGTACCAAGTCAACATCCACGCGCCAAGAATCTCGGTGCAGCATCTGCCCCACGTGGTCgagcacgcccacacccacatatACGCCATCATCAAggtggacgacgaggacgagggcgagagTGGCCGCGTGGACCAGGTGGTCATCGTGGCCGGGGACCCCGACAGGCTCTTCAGCATCACACAGGTCCACGACAAGGAGTACAATCTTGCGGTGCTCAAGCTGCTGGACCGCGAGCTGGCGCCAGAAGGCTACAACCTAACCATCCAGGCCGTCGACTGTGGGACTCCTTCGCGCAGGACGAGAGTCAGCGTCCACGTCAACATTGCCGACGTCAACGACCACGCGCCGGTGTTTGCGCGGGAGCAGTACGAGGAGGCGGTGAGCGAGGAGGCGCCGCCCCAAACCCCCGTCGTGCGGGTGGCCGCCTCGGACACGGACCAGGGCATCAACGGCAGAGTGCTATTCAGGATCGTGGCAGGGAATGAAGACGAAAAATTCTCTATAAACCCTCGCACAGGCCTTATATCAACGGCTGACTGGCTGGACCATGAGCTGACGGCCTACTACAGCctgacggtggcggcggtggaccaGGCCAGCAACGCCCTCAGGAAACAGTCCTCGGGCAAGGTTATAATTAGAATTCTTGACGCCAACGACAACGCGCCTCAGTTCAACACGCCCAACACGGAGGTGACGCTGGACGAGAATGAGCCGACGGGGTCTTACGTCACACGCATGGTCGCCACAGATGCAGACTCGGGAGAGAACCGCTTCCTGTCGTACAGTATTGCCAATCTGGACCAAGTTCCCTTCGTGATTGACCCTTTCGACGGGACAATGCGAACCTCCGCCGTGCTGGACTTCGAGGCCCAGCGAAGAGTCTACACCATCAAAGTTCGTGCGTCGGACTGGGGCACGCCTTTCAAGAGGGAGACGGAGACAACAGTGAAGGTAAAGGTTCGTGACGTGAATGACAACCGGCCGCAGTTCGTCGGCGTGGACTGCAGAGGTTGGGTCTCCGTGGACGCCCCAGTCGGCACCAGAGTCCTTGCTCTCTCGGCTGTGGACCTTGACAACGGAAGCATCATCAGCTACAGGCTACACAATGACATGGACGAAGAGTGCTGGTCCGTTGAGAGCTCGTCGGGTGTGCTGGCTCTCACGTGTGACCTCAGGAAAGTTGTGAAGCCTGCTGATCCGCATAAGACGTATGTTCTCAATGTGACGGCCACGGACGGTACCCACGTGTCTGACCCCGCGAGTGTGACGGTCGCGGTGATCACCAAACGCAAAGATGGCCAGGCCGCCCTCAAGCAACACTCCCACGTCGAGTGTCACGAAACGGATATAGGAtcgaaggctgaggaagtggaagCGGCCGCGGCGGAGAACAACGCCGCCGAGGAACACTACGCCCTGTTGCCGCTGCGCTACGGCTTCAACTCCCACCCGCCAGAGCTCCCAGAAAAGTTTCCCAGAATCGTCAAGGTCCGCGAGGATGCGAGTATCGGCACCGAACTGCTGACTGTGGCGGCGAAGGACCATGACCGGGGCCACAACGGCCGTGTGGTCTACGCCGTCTCCAACGGTGACACGGACTCGGTGTTCAAGATAGGCTTTGAAACAGGGGTCTTGAAGGTGGTGGCTGAGCTTGATCGCGAGAGGACGCCAGAGTATTTCCTTAACATTACTGTGTATGACCTCGGCGTTCCGCACAGGAGTGTGTCAAGGAATCTCACAGTCAAAGTGGTCGACGTGAATGATAACGCTCCTGAGTTTAATCGTGTGAGCTACAGCCTCCACCTCCCCGAGAACACGCGGAACGGCACCAGCGTGGCTCAGATCGCTGCCCAGGACGCGGACGAGGGTCTGAACGCCCAGATAACGTACGAGTTGGTGTCGGATGTGGACGAGTTCACGGTTGACAGAACGACTGGCATTGTGCACATGCTGGGCGGCCTGGACCGTGAGCGGCGGAGTGAGTATGACCTGCGGGTGAGGGCGTGGGACGACGCGCCCGAACACCCGCAGTCTGCGCTGTCCCGGCTCATGGTGACGGTCCTGGACATCAACGACTGTCCGCCAGACTTCGGTGCCGCCCGCAGCCTCAGGGTTGACATCCCGGAGGACCTGCCGCTGGGCGCGGTGGTGGCGTCCCTGCAGGCCACCGACCCGGACCTAGGCATGGGCGGCCAGCTGACCTACAGCCTCGTCAGCGGCCACGAGTATGTTTTTCGCATCGACGAGAAAACCGGCGTCGTGCGCCTCGCCCAGCCGCTGGACTTTGAGGCGCGGCAGTCCTACAACGTGACGGTCCGGGCCCAGGACGGCGGCAATCCCGCCCTGAGCGCTGACGCCAGCCTCTTCGTCCAAGTCCACGACGTGGATGAAAACTTGGGTCCCTCGATGTTCCCCCAGCGCGTGCTGCGGGCCTGGGTCAAGGAGAACCTGCCCCCCGGCGCTGAGGTCATCACGTTGGAGGCCCGGGATCCCGACGCTGACCAGCTGCTGTACGCCATCACCGGCGGGGACGGGCAGGGGTACTTCTCCGTCGACACGCAAGGTGAGTACCCATTTCATGACTTGTGGTAG